The genomic interval TTAGTATCTGGTCCTTTCGTGAGAGATCTAGATATCACAACAAGTCCTGATAAAAGTGACTTATACTTAGTGGATATAGCAAATTCAAAGCTGTCAATCAAGATCAAGTCTTACGGTGATGCATCTGCTTCATTGGAAGTTGGAACATTGAAAGATGAAGCAACAGTGAAAGTGAGTGACCGTATGAAATCATTCTTGAATGAGTTTACAGATGGTAGTGGTATTTTGAAAGCTGCTAAAAACTATGTAAAAGAAGGAGTAAATCCATACGACATTACAACTGAAAATGGAGAAGCGATTCTTGGAGATCCTGCAACAGCTGGGCTATCAATTACGAATATCAAAGCTGACGGAACGTATGTTTGTTCTGCAGAACAATGGTACGAAACGATTGAAGTGACATGGGATGGAGATTATATTTCTAAAATTATCGTCACTGTAGAATAAGAGATTAAATAACCAACTCTACTTATAATCGGGCGCTGTAACTCAAGCCAATGCCCAAGTCCGTCTTCTGTTCCCGATTGGGACTGGGAGACGGATTTCTTGTTATCTTCGCGTATGAAAAACTTGATCATTCTTCACGGAGCGTTGGGAGCCAAAATTCAATTTGAACAGTTGGTGCAAAAATTGACTCCGCATTTTAATATTCACACTTTTGACTTTGACGGTCATGGTTCGAAATCTAACGCTGATGGAGATTTTTCTATTGAGCTTTTCGCACAAAATCTGAAAGACTTTATGACTTTCCATGAAATTCACAAACCACTGATTTTCGGGTACAGCATGGGTGGATATGTGGCTCTAAAACTAGAAGGTTTCGAAGCTAATTCGTTTGAAAAAGTAGTAACCTTAGGTACAAAATTTGACTGGAATCCAGTAACTTCTGAAAAAGAAGCAGCAATGTTAAATGCCGAGAAAATAGAAGCGAAAGTACCTGAATTTGCGGCCTATTTGAAATCACTTCATGGAGAAATTGGCTGGAAACTGGTTCTTGAAAGAACGGCAAAAATGATGATGGGGCTTGGAAAAAACCCTTCTTTAAGGCCCTATGATTTTCATCACATTCAAATTCCTGTTCAATTGTTGCGCGGATCAGAAGACACAATGGTCTCAAAATCGGAAACAAAGAATGTTCAGGAATTACTAGCAAATGGAAAGTTTCAAGAAATCGAAAACTGGATGCATCCAATTGATAAAATCTCAGTTGATGAGCTTGCACAAGAATTGTTAAGAGTGTACTTACCTGGGTAAATTGGTTTATTTTTGTAGGATGAAAATTGAAGTTTGGTCGGACATTATGTGTCCATTTTGCTATATTGGTAAAAGACATTTGGAAGCTGCATTAAGTCATTTTCCAGATGAACAATTTGAAATTGAGTGGAAAAGCTTTCAGCTGGATCCAACGATTGTTCCACAACCCAATAAGAACGTTTACGAATATTTGGCCGAACGCAAAGGAATGTCAGTTGAAGAATCCAAACAAATGCATGCTGGAGTAGTTGCTCGAGCAGCAGAAGTAGGCCTCGATTATCATTTTGAAAAAGCGGTTATTTCAAACTCGTTTCAAGCACATCGATTGATTCAATTGGCTAAAACAAAAGGTTTGGGTGATGCCGTTGAAGAAACGTTTTTCAAAGCGTATTTTACAGATGGAAGAGATTTGAATGATGCAGATACATTGATGGAGTTGTGTGTTGGAGTTGGATTGAACCCTCTAGATATTAAAGATGTTTTGGCAGATGAAAGGTTATTTGCAAGTGCTGTGAATAATGATATTTCAGAAGCACAACAAATTGGAGTTCGGGGTGTTCCTTTCTTTGTGTTCGACCGAAAATATGCGGTTTCAGGAGCTCAGCCAATTGAGCAGTTTGAAGAAACGATTAAAACGGTGCTGGAAGCAAAATAAGTTTCCAGATTTTAACGCAACTAATTGAAAAACAAAATTTTGTATTAGTTTTGAATATGCGATTCGTACTATTGAGAATTGCCAATTTGAGGAAATTGAAAAAGAACCACGCCAATATCAATATAAAGAACAATTATTCTACTCAAAAAGTAGATTAATTGAAAATTTGATTAGTTTTGTTTTGTGAATTTCACTTCTACATATCGAAATTTTGCGGGTCACGTCATGTGGCGAATGCGATTTATGCCCCATTTTTGTAGGGTCTAAATGCATATAGAGGCTGTTGAACCTCTTAAAATTCTTCAACAAACAATCTTTTTCAATTTTATTTTTTAGTCATGGACACACTCGTTTTGGATGAGGTAGTTCAGATAGCAGAGCCCAATCTGGTATCCGCAGAATTTGCCAATCGAATTAATTATTTGGAAGAACAAGCAAAAACGTTACAAGAAAGTATGCGTTATGCAGGAAGTTTGCAACGTAGTATTTTGCCAAACGAACGCATTTTCCAAAATGTATTTTCCGATGCTTTTGTTATTTTTCAACCAAAAGATATCATTAGCGGAGATTTCTATTGGATTTTCCAACATCACGATGAGGTGTATTTTGCGGTAGGTGACTGCACAGGACACGGTGTTCCTGGTGCGATGGTTAATATTGCTGGAAATGCATTGTTGCGTCAAATTATCCGATTGGAAGGCTTATCCGATCCGGCAAAAATTGTTGAATTATTGGATCAAGAATTAACGAGTTTGTTCAACGAACATTTAACGGAAGGAACCACCAGAGATGGGATGGATTTGGTGTTTTGTAAGTTTAATTTGTCTCAAATGAAAGGCTCTTTTTGTGGTGCAGGAAGACCAATGATTCTTATTCGAAATGGTCAATTGGTTGAATTTAAAAAAGGATTGGACTCTATTGGCCATACTTCCAAAGAGTCGAAAGAATATGAAACCATTCATTTTGGATTGGAAAAAGGGGATCAATTTTACTTGTTCTCAGATGGATATACGGATCAGTTTGGTGGTGAAAATGTGAAGAAATTTAACCGTCAACGATTCCGAAATTTGTTGTCTTCAATCACGGATTTTGATTTGGAAAAACAGAAATCAGAGCTGATTTTTCATTACAATAATTGGAAAGGAAAACAGGAACAAGTGGATGATATTTGTGTAGTTGGAATCAGAATTTAAATAAATGATCAATTATGAATTATCAAGGAAGAAATTCAAATGAGCATCTTCCTTGATAATTAAATCACTTATAATTGATAATTACTCTTTTAGCGAACAATCAATTTGTAATTTTCGTCATTCAAGTGAATCCAATACATCCCAGATTCGAACGATTGGGTATCTAATAAGTAAATATCTTCTGACCCCAATGTCTTTTCAAAAATGACTTGTCCAACTGCGTTGTAAACGGCAATCCGCGAAATTGGCTCGTCTGAAGCAATAGTCACCATTCCTTTATCCGTAGGGTTTGGATAAATCTTCACTTGGTTCATTTTACTGCTGTTATTGATTGAGCGAATGTCTGAGAAATCAAATGCTCCATTCTGATCAACTTGTTTTAATCGGTAATAAGAAATCCCAACGAGTGGCATTTTATCTGTCAATTTATAATCAACCAATGTTTGGCTATTTCCTTGAGCAGTAACAGTTCCAATAGTCGTCCAATTTTCACCGTCAGCAGATCTTTGTACATCAAAATAGCTGCTATTGAATTCGCTAGCAGTTTGCCAATTCAATTCCACTTGACGATTCATTAAGGTTGCATCGAAAGAAACGATTTCCACTGGAAGTGGACTCACCGTAAAGTCTTTGGTAGCAAGCGTGTAATAACCATCTAAAGTCAAACTTTGATTGATAAAATTGATCTGATCACCGATAATTGAGTTTGCAGCAGCAATTTCTGTCCACGGTCCAAATTGGTTTGGTCGGTAGATTAAAATGTAATTCGAAGTAACTCCTAAATTCACTCCAGCCATTCCGCCATCACTCATATCGAAAGTCATATTTGTTGTGTTTACAGCTCCAGTGTTGGTGATATCAATGTACCAGATACGTTGCCAACGAGAAATATTTGTTCCACTAATTCCAGCAACGTCAGTAGTGATTTCACTATTCGTTAAAAAGGCGTGTCCAGCAATGATGTAATCATTATTATCTAAACCAGATATCGATTGAATTCCCATTCCTGCTGATGTAGAAGGAGCGAATTGCGAATTTGTAGCACCAGTAGCATCTCGTCCAATACCTGCTACATTACGATCGTAGTTTCCATTTCCGGGATTATCTCCAAAATATAAATCATTGGATGTTAGAGGAATATCGTATTTGGCAGATAGGTGATTGTTAATGATGATTCGTTGTGCATCGTTTACTTTTGTGCGGTACATGATGATTTCTGAAATGTAGCCATTAAATGCTCTTGGATCGCCAGAGTGTGTTGCTCCAATTAATAGGGGGGAGTTTTTATCTGGAACATTTGCACTGTTTTCAGTACTTGTTGTTTGCAAAACTTCCTGCTCGAAAATAGTGGAACGTTGAGCAGCTAATGCTGTTCCGTCATAAAAAATATCGTATATTTTGTTGGTGTTGATTGTACTGACGACGCTATTTGAAAAACGGTTGTTATCGTTGTCAATATCCACAAATAATCTGTTTCCAGTGTAATAAAAAAGCATAAATGCTTGTTCGTTTCCTACATTATTGCGTTTACTGATAATGGATTGGGCATCCCCAAATCCTTTCATTCGAGTTACAGTGAAAAAGCTATATGCACTTGTGTTGTCAAAAATGGAATTATCGGGTGTGATTAGATAGTCGTTTTGACCACTTGAACCGTTATTATCGAATTCTACAGATGGAAATCCATTCATCAAAGAACTGACAAATAATGGCTGTTGGTTTGTTGTAGTTTGATTCAATACGATTCCATTCCCAGATTGATCATTCCAACTAGAAATAGGAGCGCCATTCGTCATGGTGCTTGTTCCTGCATCAGCTTTTAACCAGAGTACATTTGTTGATGGAGTACCAACACCTGCTGGGCCAGTTTGACCGAAACAAGAAAATACAAATAAATTAACGAGGAGAGTTAAGGAGAGAAAGTTGTACATATACCAATAAACATTATAAATCTTACTGGAATAGTGGTTTATCTTACGCGGTACAAAACTACATTAAATAACTGAGTTGAAGGTTCATAAAAGACGTTAAATGAATTAAATCTATCGTTGAGTTAGTATGCGTGTATTGTGATAGAGTATTTAACAGCTTGTAAGAGGGAGAAAACAAAACGATTTGCTAAAAGACTATTGTGCCAACCATAAGGAAGGATTAATTCGCTGTACATTTCCCTCCACTACTTGATGAATTTCAAAATGGGATGTCGATAAATTTCCTTCTTCATCAGCAAGCAAAGAACCAATCGATTGTTTTGAACTCACTTTTTCGCCTACAGAAACATAAACCTCCTGCAGGTTACTATATACGGTGCGATATGTTCCGTGTTTCACAATAATTACTTTACCAGCTCCTGGAATATTTAACACACTGGTTACTTCCCCATCAAAAACTACGCGCACTTGTGCATTTTTTGGTGCACCAATATCAACTCCGTTATTGTTTGTAAAAACGTTGGGCAAAGTTGGATGTGCATTTTTACCGTAATTCTCAGTAATTGATCCTTTGGCTACTGGCCAAGGTAATTTCCCTCTATTTGACTCGAAACTTTTACCCAGAGCAATGTTTTCCTTCGTATCTGTAAATACTACTTCTTTTGAAGGAGCTGTAGTAGTTGTCGTTTTTGAAGGCGTTGTAGATGTGGTTGTAGTTTTTGATGCTAAAGCTGCTTTTTTCTCCGCTTCTTTGCGCGCTTTTGCTTCTGCGTCTGCAATTTCTTTTTCGATGGCAAGTTTGATTCGACGCTTCAACTCCGATTTTTGTCGCTCTTGTTCTTTTAAATCCGATAATAACGAATTTTCGTCTTTTCGCAATTTCTCCAAGGCAAGTTGTTTGTTGGTTTTGTCTTTTTCAATCTCTTTCTTTTCTACAATTTTTTCATCCAACAACACTTTTTTGTGTTCTTTTTCCTTCTTAATGGTACTAATTTCTTTGTGAATCGTTTTTTCGTTTTGGAGGATAACTTTAAACTGTTTTTGTTGAATTTCGGATAGTCTTTTTAAATAAGAAGTTCGCTTCACTGCTTCAAAATAATTCGAAGAGGAAAAAACAAACATCATTTTGGCTGATTTGTTTCGATGTTTATAAGCGTAGATTAGGAGTTTTTTGTATTGCTCTTTTAAACGAATTAGTCTGCTTTCCAATTCCTTTATTTGTTCTCCTTTAGAAGAAATAGTTAATTCAGCACTTCGTATTTGATTGTCAAAATTTCGAACCAATAATTCGCGGTTTTTCACTTGATTCTCAATCAATTTAAGTTCATTCAATGATGATTCAGTGCCTTTCTTTACTTTGTCCAATAGCGATTTGGTAGTGGAAAGTTTCTTTTCCAACTTATTTTGCTCCGCTTGTAACTGATCGCTTTTCTTTTGCGCCCAAAGAGTGCTTCCTACAAAGAGTAGAATAACAAAAAGACTATTTTTTAGTACTGCATTCACCATACTCTTCCGGTATTACAAAGTAAATTTCCTGAGGTGTATTAATTTCTGTTTTATCATAATCCATTGTTAGAACGATATGATTTCGTGCAGTTACAATATCAATGACAACTTCTTTTGGCAATAAGTAGGTATCCACCGTATCTCGGCTGAAATAATCAACAACGATATGGGTTGTGTCATCTGGGCTATCGATTACTAATTTCTGGATGCTTTTCAAAGAAGGATCGATGTAATAACGGATGAGTACGTTGTTATCTTCGTCGTCATTTTCGTTGCGATCTTTTTTGAGTTGTAAAATTCCATCCCTATCATATTTTATTTTCGTTTCTTTTTTGATAACTCTTTTGCGGTGAGAAGAAATGATGTAGTTGTAAGGATCGTTTATTAGGAAATAACGCTGAGCTGTATCGTAGGCTACGGGTAAACCAAGTAATAATTCTTCCACGTTTTTATAATCAAAATCAACACCGAATGATTCTTTGATGAAATTCATGTTTGAACGAATGACACATTTATCTTTCCGATTTGAAATGATGAGAGAATCTGACCGAATGATGGAGTTTACGAATGGAATTCCGAGATAGGTTATCAATGGGTTGATAATACTATCTTTTATACAACGAACAGATGTTTTAAAACTAATTCTGCGATTTGTATCTGAAAAATTACATTTGATTTTTGTATAAAACGAATTGGGACGCAAAACGGTAAGACTATCCATGACATGAACAAGCTCTGCTAATTTCCTTTTTTCTAATTTGATGGGTTTATCTGCAACAGGTCTTCTCGCACATGACCCAAGTACGATTAATACTGCTAGTCCAAGCCATTTAATATTCCGGATCGACATACGATTTTGATTGTATTTTTTTAGTAAGTAATTTGTTTTTTGATCCTAGTGAAAGTGCTTTTTTCCAGTATTCCAAGGCTTTGCTAATATCTCCTAATTTGAAGAATGCGTCGCCTAAGTGTTCGGTGTAGTTTTTATTTTCTTTATCCAGTTCATCTGCAATTACAAACTGTTCCAATGCTCCTTTAAAGTTCCCTTTCTTGAATAAAATTATTCCTTTCGTATCAATAAAAGAAGCAACTTTGGGACTTGACATCAATACTTCGTCAATTAATTTTTCTGCTTTTATTAAATCAGTATTTGAAAGGGCTAATCGCATCGCATAATTGTTCTTCGTCAATAAATTGGTAGGATCAATGGATACTGCTTTTTCATAAGATTCAATTCCTTCTTTGTTTTTCTTCAACCCGAAAAGCGCATCTCCTTTTTGTGCAAAAAACTCAGATTCCATCGCAGGATCATTTACAACCAATTCTTTGCCCATATCTGCTGCATCAATTGCTTCTTGAAAATGATCTAATTGTACACAAGCGATTGTATAAAGTAATTGCACAGACGAAATAGTTGGAAACAAAGCACTACAAGCTCGAGCATCTTTGTATAAATCATCAAACTTCAACAATTCATACTCCAACATTAAAACTTGATTCCAAATAGGGAATTTGTTTTGTTCAAAAGTTAGTGCACTTTTATATGCCGCCAAACCAGCTTCTTTCTCATTGTTTTTTAATAACAAATCACCTTTTACTGAATATCCTTTCGCATCAGTTGGATAATTGGCAATGATTAAATCCGCTAATTCGATTAGTTCTTTGTCAACAACAGGCTGTTTTTCATACATTTCTAACACGATAGACATTTTAGTGTCGATATCAACTCCTGTTCCTTGAAAACCAGCAATGAAATATTTATAAGCTTCTGGTTTGTTTAATTGACGGTAAAACAAATCGCCCAAAGCAATATTGGCTCTCACATTACTGGGATCATTTTTAACCAATTCCACCAACATATTTTGCGCTTTTGAAACTTCTCTTTTGGAAAAATAATAATCTACCAAGGTTCCAATTAAGCTCAATTCATCTGGAAAAACTGTTCGTGCTTTTTCAATTTCAGCGATTGCTTTCTCATCTTGTTTTAAGGAGAGGTATAATTCAAACTTCTGAATGGATAAATCAGGCAGAACACCCAATTGATCTTCCATTTTGTCCAACGAATTAATAGCTTCTGTTTGACGATTCAACCGCTTCAATAAATCGGCATGTGCAAATAACCAATCTACATTTGCGGGTTGTGCTTTTACCATTTTAGCAAAGCATTTTTCCGACTCCACAAACTTCCCTTGATTGTAATACATGTATCCCAATTCTTGAGTATACCAAATATTGTTGGGATCCAATTTAGAAGCCATCTCTGTATATTGAGTGGCCTTTGTTTTATTGTCTATTTGCAAATAGCATTGACTCAACCCAAAAGCTGCGGCATCATCTGTTGGTCGAATAACCAAACAAGAATCAAAAGCTTGAATTGCATTGGTTGTTTGTCCTTTTAACTTGTAACGCAACGCATTGTGAAAGGTCTGAATATAAGCCAAGTCATTTTGTGAATTGGTGTTTTCAGTCACTACTTTTTTTGTCCCACAAGCGGGGAGGAGAAAAACAAGGATGCTGAAGTAAAGGAGTTGTTTCATTAGCTAATAATTGAATAGTCGCTTAAGCTCAAATCTCGAGCCAAACCTTTATACTTAGAATGTGAACCAAGCATGGAGTCTTTCAAGTTCGCATCAATAATGATTGAATTTTGTTGTAAAATACTGTTTTTAATAATAGAATTGGTCACCATAGACCCTTTTCCAAGAGACACATGCGGACCAACTACGGAGTTTTCTAGAATGACATCCTTCCCAATATAACAAGGGGGAATAATAATTGAATTCAAGACTTTGGCTGAATCATCTACCAAGTCGAGACCTTTTTCATAATCATATTCCAGCACTCGTTGATTCGTAATAACAGTCACTTCTTTGTTTCCACAATCTAACCATTCATCTACTTCTCCTGGCTTAAAACGTTTTCCTTTTTCAGTCAGTCTGCGCAAAGCATCAGGAAGTTGATATTCACCACTCTTTATGATGCCGTTTTCTACCAAATAGTTTAATTCGTCTCTTAATGCTAAACCGTCTTTGAAGTAGTATATACCAATCATTGCTAAATCGGAAACAAATTCTTTGGGTTTTTCTACGAAATCGATAATATCTCCATTTTCGTTCATTTTGACCACCCCAAAATTACTTGGATCTTCAATTTGTTTTACCCAGAGAATTCCATCGGCATTTGGGTCAATGGTGAAATTTGCACGAAATAGGGTATCTGCAAAAGCAACAACAACAGGTCCGTCCAATAATTTTTCAGCACATAAAACTGCGTGAGCAGTACCTAGTGGTTTATCCTGATAGAAAATGGTTCCTTTTGCTCCTAATTTTTCAGCTACTTTGATCAGTTCGTTTTCAATTTCAATCCCGAAATCGCCAATAACGAACCCAATTTCTTCAATCGGTTCGTTACAAACAGCAGCAATGTCTTCTACCAAACGGTGCACAATTGGTTTTCCACCAACTGGAACAAGCGGTTTGGGAACTGTTAAAGTATGTGGTCTTAGTCGGCTACCACGCCCCGCCATTGGAACGATAACTTTCATAGTTTGAATTTAATTTTTTCCTGTACTTCCAAAACCACCTTCTCCGCGGCTAGTTTCTGAAAGTTCATTTGTTTGATTCAATGTTGCCTGTATAAAAGGCGCTACAACCATTTGGGCTACTCGATCACCAGTCTCAATAAGGACATCTTCTTGTGAAAGATTGATCAATAAAACGCCAATTTCACCGCGGTAATCGGCATCAATGGTTCCTGGAGAATTCAAAACAGTAACTCCTTGTTTGAATGCAAACCCACTTCGAGGTCTAATTTGCACCTCAAAACCACTTGGAATTTCCAGATACAATCCTGTTGGAATTAAGCGTCTTTCTAATGGTTTTAGTGTTACTGATTCACTCAAAAAAGCACGAATATCTAAACCAGCAGAATCTACTGTTGCATAGTGTGGCAACTCATTGTTTGATTGATTGATGACTTTGATTTCCATGTTATTTTTGATTTGAATCTTTGGTTACAGCATAGCTGATATCTAAGATGTTTTTGGCACTTTGTTCGGTAATTCCTTGCTCGAAAGTGAAAATATAATCTCCTTTTTGAGGAAATTTTCGATGCTTGAAATATACGGTATTTTCTACAATCGTTCCTGATGTTTCTCCAATCCAAGAACCATCAGGATGCGCGATCTTTATCTCGAAAGGCTCTCTTCCAATTTGACCTTTTGGTGATTTGGAACGAATGAAAAACCACAAATTGTTGAAAGCATAGTCAGTCGTAGTACGAATCGTGATTTGAATATTGTAAAACGAAGTTGTGTCAGGGATATTCACCTTAAAAACGGGTTTCACATCCTGCTCCCAAGAATTGTTCTTGAAAGAATATGATTTATTGTAAACTGGTGCTTCCCCACAAGCGCAGAGAAGCAACAATAAAACAAATATCCAACTATTTTTCAGTGCCTTCATTTCCTCCATTTGGTTTACGTGGTGGTCTCCGACGATTATTTTTGCGTTTAGCAGGATTTGCCTGACCTTCGGCCGTATTCTCACCTGGATTAACCACTTTCGCTTCAACAGGTTTATTTGCCTGTGGCTGTGGGGGTCTATTCTGTGGTTTATTTGGCTGTTGTGGTCTTGGTTTTGGCGGCTGAGCTGGTCTAGGAGCCGTATTTACTGCTTCACCTTCCGCGCGTGGTCCAGCTGGTTTTTTCTTCTTGCGTTTTTTGTTTTTGCTTCCAAATGTATTGTCGAAACGATTTAAGGAATCCTGTCCTACAACATTGTCGTAATCGGGTTCTTTGCGGGTAACTACATGCGTGTCAAAATCTTTCAAATCCGCCGTTTTTTTACCAGCTTTGTTGACTTTAATGATTTCTTGAACGCGTTCTGGAGAAAGCGCAACCAAACCTACACCGTGAGAAGCTTCACCTTCATACATGTACCAAAGCTGACGTTTAAAAACATCTGTTTTGATGTGGAAAGCCGTTCCTTTTTCGGTTTGTAATTTCACTTCCGTACTTGGGAATGATTTAATCGATTCCAAATACATATCCAATTCGTAGTTCAAACAGCATTTTAACTTACCACATTGACCAGCTAATTTTTGCGGGTTCAGTGATAGTTGTTGATAGCGCGCTGCAGATGTTGAAACGGAACGGAAATCTGTTAACCAAGTTGAGCAACATAATTCTCTTCCACAAGAACCAATTCCACCCAATCTTTGAGCTTCTTGTCTAGATCCAATTTGACGCATTTCTACGCGAATCTTGAATTGATCTGCCATGTCTTTAATCAACTGGCGAAAATCAACGCGTCCTTCTGCGGTGTAATAAAAGGTTGCTTTGGATAAATCTCCTTGGTATTCAACGTCCGAGATTTTCATCTCCAAGCCAATGTTTACAGCTAAAGTTCGTGCTTGAAACATGACTTCAGATTCCAACGCACGGGCTTGACCCCATTTATCAATATCTTCTTGCGTTGCAATACGCAAAATCTTTTTAGTCTCCATCGGTTTTAAACCGGGAGATTTCT from Fluviicola taffensis DSM 16823 carries:
- a CDS encoding alpha/beta fold hydrolase; the protein is MKNLIILHGALGAKIQFEQLVQKLTPHFNIHTFDFDGHGSKSNADGDFSIELFAQNLKDFMTFHEIHKPLIFGYSMGGYVALKLEGFEANSFEKVVTLGTKFDWNPVTSEKEAAMLNAEKIEAKVPEFAAYLKSLHGEIGWKLVLERTAKMMMGLGKNPSLRPYDFHHIQIPVQLLRGSEDTMVSKSETKNVQELLANGKFQEIENWMHPIDKISVDELAQELLRVYLPG
- the dut gene encoding dUTP diphosphatase, yielding MEIKVINQSNNELPHYATVDSAGLDIRAFLSESVTLKPLERRLIPTGLYLEIPSGFEVQIRPRSGFAFKQGVTVLNSPGTIDADYRGEIGVLLINLSQEDVLIETGDRVAQMVVAPFIQATLNQTNELSETSRGEGGFGSTGKN
- a CDS encoding gliding motility lipoprotein GldH; this translates as MKALKNSWIFVLLLLLCACGEAPVYNKSYSFKNNSWEQDVKPVFKVNIPDTTSFYNIQITIRTTTDYAFNNLWFFIRSKSPKGQIGREPFEIKIAHPDGSWIGETSGTIVENTVYFKHRKFPQKGDYIFTFEQGITEQSAKNILDISYAVTKDSNQK
- a CDS encoding DsbA family oxidoreductase, with translation MKIEVWSDIMCPFCYIGKRHLEAALSHFPDEQFEIEWKSFQLDPTIVPQPNKNVYEYLAERKGMSVEESKQMHAGVVARAAEVGLDYHFEKAVISNSFQAHRLIQLAKTKGLGDAVEETFFKAYFTDGRDLNDADTLMELCVGVGLNPLDIKDVLADERLFASAVNNDISEAQQIGVRGVPFFVFDRKYAVSGAQPIEQFEETIKTVLEAK
- a CDS encoding tetratricopeptide repeat protein, with amino-acid sequence MKQLLYFSILVFLLPACGTKKVVTENTNSQNDLAYIQTFHNALRYKLKGQTTNAIQAFDSCLVIRPTDDAAAFGLSQCYLQIDNKTKATQYTEMASKLDPNNIWYTQELGYMYYNQGKFVESEKCFAKMVKAQPANVDWLFAHADLLKRLNRQTEAINSLDKMEDQLGVLPDLSIQKFELYLSLKQDEKAIAEIEKARTVFPDELSLIGTLVDYYFSKREVSKAQNMLVELVKNDPSNVRANIALGDLFYRQLNKPEAYKYFIAGFQGTGVDIDTKMSIVLEMYEKQPVVDKELIELADLIIANYPTDAKGYSVKGDLLLKNNEKEAGLAAYKSALTFEQNKFPIWNQVLMLEYELLKFDDLYKDARACSALFPTISSVQLLYTIACVQLDHFQEAIDAADMGKELVVNDPAMESEFFAQKGDALFGLKKNKEGIESYEKAVSIDPTNLLTKNNYAMRLALSNTDLIKAEKLIDEVLMSSPKVASFIDTKGIILFKKGNFKGALEQFVIADELDKENKNYTEHLGDAFFKLGDISKALEYWKKALSLGSKNKLLTKKIQSKSYVDPEY
- a CDS encoding T9SS type A sorting domain-containing protein produces the protein MYNFLSLTLLVNLFVFSCFGQTGPAGVGTPSTNVLWLKADAGTSTMTNGAPISSWNDQSGNGIVLNQTTTNQQPLFVSSLMNGFPSVEFDNNGSSGQNDYLITPDNSIFDNTSAYSFFTVTRMKGFGDAQSIISKRNNVGNEQAFMLFYYTGNRLFVDIDNDNNRFSNSVVSTINTNKIYDIFYDGTALAAQRSTIFEQEVLQTTSTENSANVPDKNSPLLIGATHSGDPRAFNGYISEIIMYRTKVNDAQRIIINNHLSAKYDIPLTSNDLYFGDNPGNGNYDRNVAGIGRDATGATNSQFAPSTSAGMGIQSISGLDNNDYIIAGHAFLTNSEITTDVAGISGTNISRWQRIWYIDITNTGAVNTTNMTFDMSDGGMAGVNLGVTSNYILIYRPNQFGPWTEIAAANSIIGDQINFINQSLTLDGYYTLATKDFTVSPLPVEIVSFDATLMNRQVELNWQTASEFNSSYFDVQRSADGENWTTIGTVTAQGNSQTLVDYKLTDKMPLVGISYYRLKQVDQNGAFDFSDIRSINNSSKMNQVKIYPNPTDKGMVTIASDEPISRIAVYNAVGQVIFEKTLGSEDIYLLDTQSFESGMYWIHLNDENYKLIVR
- a CDS encoding sugar phosphate nucleotidyltransferase, which encodes MKVIVPMAGRGSRLRPHTLTVPKPLVPVGGKPIVHRLVEDIAAVCNEPIEEIGFVIGDFGIEIENELIKVAEKLGAKGTIFYQDKPLGTAHAVLCAEKLLDGPVVVAFADTLFRANFTIDPNADGILWVKQIEDPSNFGVVKMNENGDIIDFVEKPKEFVSDLAMIGIYYFKDGLALRDELNYLVENGIIKSGEYQLPDALRRLTEKGKRFKPGEVDEWLDCGNKEVTVITNQRVLEYDYEKGLDLVDDSAKVLNSIIIPPCYIGKDVILENSVVGPHVSLGKGSMVTNSIIKNSILQQNSIIIDANLKDSMLGSHSKYKGLARDLSLSDYSIIS
- a CDS encoding murein hydrolase activator EnvC family protein, with the protein product MVNAVLKNSLFVILLFVGSTLWAQKKSDQLQAEQNKLEKKLSTTKSLLDKVKKGTESSLNELKLIENQVKNRELLVRNFDNQIRSAELTISSKGEQIKELESRLIRLKEQYKKLLIYAYKHRNKSAKMMFVFSSSNYFEAVKRTSYLKRLSEIQQKQFKVILQNEKTIHKEISTIKKEKEHKKVLLDEKIVEKKEIEKDKTNKQLALEKLRKDENSLLSDLKEQERQKSELKRRIKLAIEKEIADAEAKARKEAEKKAALASKTTTTSTTPSKTTTTTAPSKEVVFTDTKENIALGKSFESNRGKLPWPVAKGSITENYGKNAHPTLPNVFTNNNGVDIGAPKNAQVRVVFDGEVTSVLNIPGAGKVIIVKHGTYRTVYSNLQEVYVSVGEKVSSKQSIGSLLADEEGNLSTSHFEIHQVVEGNVQRINPSLWLAQ
- a CDS encoding DUF4292 domain-containing protein; this translates as MSIRNIKWLGLAVLIVLGSCARRPVADKPIKLEKRKLAELVHVMDSLTVLRPNSFYTKIKCNFSDTNRRISFKTSVRCIKDSIINPLITYLGIPFVNSIIRSDSLIISNRKDKCVIRSNMNFIKESFGVDFDYKNVEELLLGLPVAYDTAQRYFLINDPYNYIISSHRKRVIKKETKIKYDRDGILQLKKDRNENDDEDNNVLIRYYIDPSLKSIQKLVIDSPDDTTHIVVDYFSRDTVDTYLLPKEVVIDIVTARNHIVLTMDYDKTEINTPQEIYFVIPEEYGECSTKK
- a CDS encoding PP2C family protein-serine/threonine phosphatase is translated as MDTLVLDEVVQIAEPNLVSAEFANRINYLEEQAKTLQESMRYAGSLQRSILPNERIFQNVFSDAFVIFQPKDIISGDFYWIFQHHDEVYFAVGDCTGHGVPGAMVNIAGNALLRQIIRLEGLSDPAKIVELLDQELTSLFNEHLTEGTTRDGMDLVFCKFNLSQMKGSFCGAGRPMILIRNGQLVEFKKGLDSIGHTSKESKEYETIHFGLEKGDQFYLFSDGYTDQFGGENVKKFNRQRFRNLLSSITDFDLEKQKSELIFHYNNWKGKQEQVDDICVVGIRI